In Portunus trituberculatus isolate SZX2019 chromosome 10, ASM1759143v1, whole genome shotgun sequence, one genomic interval encodes:
- the LOC123502176 gene encoding tryptase beta-2-like produces the protein MTYLSVESAIIHEDYNDLRIDDGDDVALIKLSNLLNFQNNPSVQPVCLAEAEDLMIGQDLVNSGWGNIIPSRNNSSPNELYEVSLTHVDLEICSYFEDVPRDRQKVLCTLNANKSSCYGDSGGPLVVQLCDGRWVQAGVVSYGTEDCTGVVLFTSVPYYKDWIIRNIEKPIYIC, from the exons ATGACGTACCTGTCTGTGGAATCAGCCATCATACACGAAGATTACAATGATCTTCGTATAGATGAC GGGGATGACGTCGCCTTGATTAAACTATCGAATCTGCTCAACTTCCAAAACAATCCATCGGTGCAGCCCGTGTGCCTGGCCGAGGCGGAGGACTTGATGATTGGGCAAGACCTGGTGAACTCTGGCTGGGGAAACATCATTCCAT CAAGGAACAATAGTTCACCTAATGAACTGTATGAAGTAAGTCTCACCCACGTGGACCTGGAGATTTGCTCATACTTTGAGGATGTACCAAGGGACCGACAGAAGGTTCTTTGCACCCTCAACGCTAACAAATCCAGCTGTTAC GGCGACAGTGGAGGGCCCCTGGTGGTGCAGCTGTGTGACGGACGATGGGTGCAGGCAGGAGTAGTCAGCTACGGGACTGAAGACTGCACAGGGGTGGTTTTATTCACAAGCGTCCCTTACTACAAAGACTGGATAATAAGAAACATAGAAAAGCCCATTTATATTTGCTGA